One window from the genome of Eublepharis macularius isolate TG4126 chromosome 15, MPM_Emac_v1.0, whole genome shotgun sequence encodes:
- the FGFBP2 gene encoding fibroblast growth factor-binding protein 2, translated as MKVLVAFFVIFIGIMGVLGQNPKAKKRSHNEEIHFLTKLKDACTMNMSGNGEAKLRIECKNQSKAYWCEYTGKPSLCRPFNNNPRIYWNQIALELRKRTNACSSSLVLKPSVCQKAPPEAHMKQVASSIKPIPDPGEQAAAVNQAKAVLKLLAAAKQVKESQTGKVSSKKVGKPKPSPLLPIKPTRQDLVFRNDSEAMKLAWEQCWESLLSLYSYIISIFQG; from the coding sequence ATGAAGGTACTCGTTGctttttttgtgatttttatcGGTATCATGGGAGTCTTGGGACAAAATCCAAAGGCAAAGAAAAGGAGCCACAATGAAGAGATTCATTTTCTGACAAAACTTAAAGATGCCTGTACAATGAATATGAGTGGAAATGGAGAAGCGAAGCTCCGAATAGAATGTAAGAATCAAAGCAAGGCTTATTGGTGTGAATATACTGGAAAGCCCTCTCTTTGTCGTCCTTTTAATAACAATCCAAGGATTTACTGGAATCAGATTGCCCTAGAACTGAGGAAACGGACCAACGCCTGCTCCTCCAGCCTCGTTCTGAAGCCTTCAGTGTGTCAGAAGGCGCCTCCTGAAGCTCATATGAAGCAAGTGGCTTCCAGCATAAAGCCGATCCCCGATCCTGGCGAACAAGCAGCTGCAGTAAACCAAGCAAAAGCAGTTCTAAAACTGCTAGCGGCAGCAAAGCAGGTtaaagaaagccaaacaggaaaaGTTTCTTCTAAAAAAGTGGGGAAACCCAAGCCATCTCCTCTACTTCCTATAAAGCCAACCAGACAAGATCTAGTGTTCAGAAATGATTCCGAAGCAATGAAATTGGCGTGGGAACAATGTTGGGAGTCACTGCTTAGTCTTTATTCCTACATCATCAGCATCTTTCAAGGCTGA